A single genomic interval of Lathyrus oleraceus cultivar Zhongwan6 chromosome 7, CAAS_Psat_ZW6_1.0, whole genome shotgun sequence harbors:
- the LOC127100439 gene encoding plasmodesmata-located protein 6, translating into MVLSLLFLVTILTMTTSGISDTNSFIFGGCSRLKFSPGSNYETSVNSILSSLVNSATFTTYNNFTVPGATASETVSGLFQCRGDITNDQCSTCVERAVSQLGTLCFETYGGALQLEGCFVKYDNVKFVGVEDKTEVVKKCGPLIGLTSDARDNVLAYLESSDGVYKTFRTTSYGDFQGVAQCTGDLSSSECQDCVSDAIQRLKSECGGSTWGDMYLAKCYVRYSEGGVHSRGHNDDENHNDDEIEKTLAILIGLIAGVALIIVFLSFLSKVCEKQRGGK; encoded by the exons ATGGTACTCTCTCTTCTCTTCCTAGTCACAATCTTAACCATGACAACCTCAGGAATTTCCGACACTAACTCCTTCATCTTCGGTGGTTGTTCTCGTCTCAAATTCTCACCTGGTTCCAACTACGAAACAAGCGTAAACTCGATCCTCTCCTCACTAGTTAACTCGGCAACGTTCACAACCTACAACAATTTCACTGTTCCGGGAGCCACCGCGTCGGAAACCGTCTCCGGACTTTTTCAGTGCCGCGGGGATATTACCAATGATCAGTGTTCAACCTGCGTGGAGCGTGCGGTGAGTCAGCTCGGAACACTCTGTTTCGAAACCTACGGTGGCGCGTTGCAGCTCGAAGGTTGTTTCGTGAAGTACGATAATGTTAAGTTTGTTGGGGTAGAGGACAAGACGGAAGTGGTCAAGAAATGTGGACCGTTGATTGGGTTGACTTCTGATGCAAGGGATAATGTGCTGGCTTATTTAGAGTCGTCCGATGGGGTTTATAAAACTTTTAGAACTACTTCTTATGGGGATTTTCAGGGTGTGGCGCAGTGCACGGGGGATTTGAGTTCCAGCGAGTGTCAGGATTGTGTTTCCGATGCGATCCAACGGTTGAAAAGTGAGTGTGGAGGTTCTACTTGGGGTGATATGTATTTGGCTAAATGCTATGTGCGGTATTCGGAAGGTGGAGTTCACTCGCGGGGCCATAACG ATGATGAAAATCACAATGATGATGAGATTGAGAAGACACTAGCCATACTAATTGGACTCATTGCTGGTGTTGCATTAATAATAGTTTTTCTTTCCTTCTTGTCCAAAGTTTGTGAAAAGCAAAGAG GTGGTAAATGA